The following coding sequences are from one Candidatus Acidiferrales bacterium window:
- a CDS encoding DUF1800 domain-containing protein: MRTSRHSRLFRLSRRSKSCGLAPSRLCLGLDATSCAVIIVVLVSSLFVLPPDVHAGGGARDSRGASAAKPEYSLPKSFKGKLPITQLTEDEAILHALDRLAYGPRPGDMERIRNIGLEKWIDEQLNYDSIDDSDMSARLAQFKTLKMSSAQLLEEYPEPNQVAKQQGLDPQQYREQFQQQMQQKRQEMRQQGIDPATIQFDTLPGPQRIQVELDLATIDRAIYSNRQLYEVMANFWFNHFNVNADKGADRWLISDYVEHTIRPHAMGKFEDLLVATAKSPAMLFYLDNWLSADPVAFQKMQAELAARRRRFEGLFAGMTPPAQRDFPQPGNSANQGQLPPRKQERGLNENYGREIMELHTVGVNGGYTQADVIQMADCLTGWTIRAPRRDPQFFFDDRIHDQSPKVVMGVTFNYGGIKDGLEALHMLATSSQTAHHISFQLAQHFVSDNPPPALVNRMASAFLSSDGDIRAVLRTMIYSPEFWSREAYRAKIKTPFEVAVSAARALDVQTSVSPQLVQWVGRMGQPLYRCEPPTGYADTADVWVNAGALLNRLNFALTLATNHMPGVETNLPSLFGQDAVANPNLVLTRAVNDFLGGQVSSATQGTLEKQLNDPQILQARLDDPVKHVNEGLIAGLVLGAPEFQRR; encoded by the coding sequence GTGCGAACTTCTCGTCATTCGCGGCTTTTCCGTTTGTCTCGTCGCAGCAAATCTTGCGGGCTGGCTCCTTCGCGCCTGTGTCTCGGCCTTGATGCCACGTCTTGCGCGGTAATTATCGTCGTTCTCGTTTCCTCTTTATTTGTGTTGCCGCCGGACGTTCACGCTGGAGGCGGCGCAAGAGATTCTCGCGGCGCGAGTGCCGCGAAGCCTGAATACAGTCTCCCAAAATCCTTCAAAGGCAAACTGCCCATCACCCAGCTTACTGAAGACGAGGCCATTCTTCACGCGCTCGATCGCCTCGCATACGGTCCTCGTCCCGGCGACATGGAACGCATCCGCAATATCGGCCTCGAAAAATGGATTGATGAGCAACTCAACTACGACTCCATCGATGATTCCGACATGAGCGCCCGTCTCGCGCAATTCAAGACGCTCAAAATGTCGTCAGCCCAGCTGCTCGAAGAATACCCCGAACCAAACCAGGTTGCGAAGCAGCAAGGTCTCGATCCGCAGCAATACCGCGAACAGTTTCAGCAGCAAATGCAGCAAAAGCGTCAGGAGATGCGCCAGCAGGGAATTGACCCCGCTACCATTCAGTTCGACACGCTTCCTGGTCCGCAGCGCATTCAAGTCGAACTCGACCTCGCCACCATCGACCGCGCCATTTACTCCAATCGCCAGCTTTACGAGGTCATGGCCAATTTCTGGTTCAATCATTTCAATGTCAATGCGGACAAAGGCGCCGATCGCTGGCTTATCAGCGACTACGTCGAGCACACCATCCGCCCGCACGCGATGGGCAAATTTGAGGATCTGCTTGTCGCTACGGCCAAGAGCCCGGCCATGCTTTTTTATCTCGATAACTGGCTGAGCGCTGATCCCGTCGCGTTCCAAAAGATGCAAGCCGAGCTGGCCGCGCGTCGCAGGCGCTTCGAGGGATTGTTCGCAGGTATGACGCCTCCCGCCCAGCGTGACTTTCCTCAGCCGGGCAATAGCGCAAATCAAGGTCAGCTCCCGCCGCGCAAACAGGAGCGCGGCCTGAACGAAAATTACGGCCGCGAAATCATGGAGCTGCACACCGTCGGCGTCAACGGCGGCTATACGCAAGCTGATGTCATCCAGATGGCAGACTGCCTCACTGGCTGGACCATTCGCGCCCCGCGCCGCGATCCGCAGTTTTTTTTCGACGACCGCATCCACGATCAGTCGCCGAAAGTCGTCATGGGCGTTACGTTCAATTACGGCGGCATAAAAGACGGCCTCGAAGCGCTTCACATGCTCGCAACGAGCTCGCAAACCGCGCATCACATTTCCTTTCAGCTCGCGCAGCATTTCGTCTCCGATAATCCTCCCCCGGCGCTCGTCAATCGCATGGCAAGTGCGTTTCTTTCGAGCGATGGCGACATTCGCGCCGTCCTCAGAACCATGATTTATTCTCCGGAGTTTTGGTCCCGCGAAGCCTATCGCGCCAAAATCAAAACGCCTTTCGAAGTTGCCGTCAGTGCCGCGCGTGCTCTCGACGTTCAGACGTCCGTCTCTCCTCAGCTTGTGCAATGGGTTGGCCGTATGGGCCAGCCGCTCTATCGTTGCGAGCCGCCGACCGGCTACGCGGACACCGCCGACGTCTGGGTCAACGCGGGCGCGCTTCTGAATCGCCTGAATTTCGCGCTCACGCTGGCCACAAATCACATGCCCGGCGTCGAGACGAATCTTCCGTCGCTTTTTGGACAGGATGCTGTTGCAAATCCCAATCTCGTCCTCACGCGCGCCGTGAATGATTTTCTCGGTGGCCAGGTTTCTTCCGCCACGCAGGGCACGCTCGAAAAGCAGCTCAATGATCCTCAAATTTTGCAGGCTCGGCTCGACGATCCCGTGAAGCATGTCAATGAAGGCCTGATCGCCGGCCTCGTTCTTGGTGCGCCGGAGTTTCAGCGGCGCTAG